In one Buchnera aphidicola (Uroleucon sonchi) genomic region, the following are encoded:
- the rpsR gene encoding 30S ribosomal protein S18, with the protein MARYFRRRKFCRFTAEGVQEIDYKDLSTLKNYITESGKIVPSRITGTRAKYQRQLSKAIKRARYLALLPYTDHHR; encoded by the coding sequence ATGGCGCGTTATTTTCGTCGTAGAAAGTTTTGCCGTTTTACTGCAGAAGGTGTTCAAGAAATTGATTATAAAGACCTGTCAACTTTAAAAAATTATATTACAGAAAGTGGTAAAATTGTTCCTAGTCGTATTACAGGCACGCGAGCAAAATATCAAAGACAATTATCTAAAGCTATTAAACGAGCACGTTATCTTGCTTTATTACCATATACTGATCATCATCGTTAA
- the rpsF gene encoding 30S ribosomal protein S6: protein MRHYEIIFIVHPDHSDKIPLLNEKYKQIIESDNGVIHRLEDWGRRQLSYSIHKLNKAHYILMNIEVIPKTISSLETEFRFNKVILRNMIICVKKAVCELSPILKIQDEKKEKKI, encoded by the coding sequence ATGCGTCATTATGAAATTATATTTATAGTTCATCCTGATCACAGCGATAAAATACCGCTACTGAATGAAAAATATAAACAAATTATTGAATCAGATAATGGAGTTATACATCGTCTAGAAGATTGGGGTAGACGTCAATTATCTTATTCAATTCATAAATTAAATAAAGCACATTATATTTTAATGAATATAGAAGTTATTCCTAAAACTATTAGTAGTTTAGAAACAGAATTTCGTTTTAATAAAGTTATTCTTAGAAATATGATTATATGTGTAAAAAAAGCAGTATGTGAATTATCACCAATATTAAAGATACAAGATGAAAAAAAAGAAAAAAAAATATGA